A stretch of DNA from Spiroplasma endosymbiont of Nebria brevicollis:
TTTTTAATTTTTTCAAATATTTTTCTTACAATTTTCTATTATCATTATAGATAATTTTCAATTTTATAACACTTATAAAATTAATTTATTTTAAATATTTTTTTTAACACTTATTTATTAATTTTTCTTGATTTATTTTCGAAAAAATCAAAATTTATAGTTCATTTAGTTAAAACTTATTATATAATTTTAAGTATAAACCAGTATCATTTTTAATTTGGTTTGAAAAAAAGTTATAGTAAAAAAATATAACTTTTGAAAACATGAGGAGGAAATCTTTTATGACAAAAGGTAATACTAAAACTAAAGCAGATATTATTAAATTGGTTGCACAAAAGTGTGACATTACTATCATCTCTGCAACTAGTATTATTGATGCTTTTTTTGATGAAGTCAAAAACGAAATTGCTAATGGAGGAAAAATTAATATACCTAAATTTGGTATTTTTGAATCTATTTTACGTTCTTCAAGGATAGGGCGTAATCCCCAAACTGGTGAAACTATTACAATTAATGCTTCTAAGGCACCTAAGTTTAAAGCAAGTTCTGAATTTAAAAAACATGCAAACAAAGTAGAAATTAACATTTAAAACAAAAACTTTAAAAAATCAAGAGAAAATGGATATAAAATTTCTAACTTATGTCCATTTTTTATTATCTCTTGATAAGAAAGATTTTTTTTATTTAATTTTATGGTTTTTAATTGTTCTCAAAAAACTAAAAAATATTCATCATATTGTCAAAAATAAATGATAATAAAACTAATCCCCCCCAAGATTAAAAACATTTTCTAGATAATCCAACTGATGAATTTTAAAATTATTTCAGAGTAGTGTTAAACTTTTAGTACTTTTAGCTTCAAAACATAAGTATTTACCTTTGTAAATACCATGATAGTCAACATTACTTTTTTCCATAAACTTACCATGTTTATTACTCATAGTTAGAGGATTATGTTTAAAAATTAATGCTCGTTTTTCATTATTTATTATTTCAATAGTATAATTAATTATGGCTTCCAAAAACATGCCACGATTTGCATAAAACATAATTATCAACTCCTAATGATAACTAATAAATTGCAAATAACTTTTCTTTTTAATTTACAAATAAAGTGAGGTTTAATTATGAATATTAATAAAAAAGATATAATTAATAAAGAATTTAGTGTTGACTATAAAGGTTATAACGCACAAGAGGTAGACTTATTTTTAGATTTAGTAGCTTCTAATTTTGAATTGTTAGAAGAGTATGTTACTAAACTAAAAAAACAAAATGAAATTTTAGAAGCAGATAATAATAAAATGTTGTTAGAAAATGATAGTTTAAAGACACACCTAGTAATTTTAAAACAACAAAAACAAAAATTAGAAGCAAAAGGTGTAGAGAACATTGATATTATTACTAGATTAAGTAAATTAGAAAGTATTGTACATGAAGAATAAATATGATATAATCTTATCCTAAAAGAATAAAAAATGAGCTAATCGCTGCAGTAATATGTAGAGGAAAGTCCACGCTCGCACTTTCTGTGATGAAAGTAATGTTTGTGTTAGAGGAAACAATAACTCTAAGCAGTAATCCTGACGGCTGACAAGAACCTAAGTTTGAAAAATAAGGTTGGCGTCTATAAAAGTGTCATAGAGACGAGTTTTAGGGAAACCTAAAGTATGGAACGAGGTAAACCCCACAAGCGAGAAACCCAAATTTAGGTAGGGGCATTGGTTTATTGGAATCGAACAATAAACCGAACTATTGGAAACAGTGGTAGATAAATGGTTAGCACTTGCAAATGCAAGAACAGAACGTGGCTTATGATTTTTTTATTCTTTTTTTCTTTTAAAATATTTTATTGAAGGTTTAAAAGATGAATGAACTTATAGAATTAATAGAAAGATTAAATTTTAAAATTAGTTCTTGTGAAAGTATTACGGGTGGTCTTTTTGCCCAAAAATTTACTATTATTGCTGGTGTTTCACAATACTTTAATGGAGGTATTGCAACATACAGTGATGAAGCTAAAATAAATATTGCAAAAATTAAAAAACAAACTATTAAAAAATATGATTCAGTTAGTAAAGAATGTGCATTAGAAATGGCAATTAATAGTCAAAGCATGTTTAAAACAGAAGTTGCTATTAGTTTTTACTGGTAATGCTGACCAAGAACTATGGAAACTAAACTAATTGGTTTAGTTTACGTGGGCATTGTTATAAATGATAAAACTTGATGTGAAACTTTTCAATTTGTTGGTAACAGAAATGAAATTAGAACTCAAGTTGTAGAACAAGCAATAATTATTTTAAAAAAGATTTTATTAAATTTTAAAAAATAAAAAAAGGTATCACCTCGTTTGCACGTTAATTGTTTACGAGGTGATTTTAATGCAAGAAAAAAATTTGCAAACAAATATTAAAAGTAAAGAAGATTTGGTTTCAATAGCCATGAAACAAATTGAAAAAGAATTTGGTAAAGGTGCTATTATGTTATTAAGTGATAGTACTATTACTGATATAGAAGTGATTAGTTCGGGTAGTATGTTATTAGATGATATTTTAGGAATTAAAGGTTTTCCTAAAGGTCGAATTATTGAAATTTATGGTCCTGAATCCGCTGGTAAAACTACATTAGCATTAATGGCTTTAGCACAAGCCCAAAAAATAAATGGTAAAATAGCTTTCATTGATGCTGAACATGCTTTAGACCGTCAGTATAGTCAAAAACTGGGAGTGGATATTAACTGTTTATTAGTATCACAACCAGACTCTGGTGAACAAGCTTTAGAAATCTTAGACATTTTAGTTAAATCGCAAGCATTAGATATGATTGTCGTTGATTCATTAGCAGCATTGGTACCACAAGTGGAACTTGATGGTGATATGACAGAACAAACAATTGGCGCTCAAGTTCGATTAATGTCCAAAGCCTTACGAAAACTAAGTGGTAGTATTGCTAAAACAAATTGTATTGTTATATTTATTAATCAAATTCGTGAAAAAGTTGGTATTATATATGGTAATCCTGAGATAACACCAGGTGGCAAAGCTTTACGGTTCTATAGTAGTATTAGATTAGAAGTACGGAAAGGTGAACAATTATTAAAAAATAGTCAAATCATTGGACATAATAGAAAAATAAAGGTCGTAAAAAATAAAGTAGCACCGCCCTTTAAAACCGCCATTATTGATTTCTATTTTGCGCAGGGATTTTCACAGCAAAGTGAAATTATTGATATTGCCGTTGAGAAGGGAATTATTAATAAATCAGGTGGATGGTATAATTATGGAGAAATAAAATTAGGTCAAGGAAAAGAAAAAGCAAAAGAAAATTTAGAACTAAATACTACACTTTTAAATGAAATTAAGGCACAAATCAATTTTTAATTTTTACAATTAAAACATGTTAAAATTAAGACAGGATAATAATCCTACGTATTTGTGTTGAGATTAGAAAAACTGTTATTATTGAATTTTAATTTTTTCAATTTTAAGGCGTCTTATTTTTCCTTGCTATCAATCAAGGAGAGGATATATTATGAAAATTAGTATAACAACATTATTAATAAGTATAATTAGTGGACAAATGGGAATATACTTGAGTATAATAATAGCGATAACACTGACTATAGGGATAATAGCAGGTGTTTTTATTAGAAAATTTTATTTAAAGAAACAAGAAGAAAAAAGTTTGGATAACATTAAACAGAAGGAAAAAGAAGCACAAAAATTAATTCAAACTACAAAAGCTGATGCTAAAGTTGAAATTGCTAAACTAAGAAAAGATTTATATGCTGAAATTGATTTTCGCAAAGAACAAAATTTAGATTATGAGAAAATATTAAATAAACGTGAGCGCAAGTTAACTGAACGAGAAGAAATAATTGAAACACAAACTCAAAATCTTTATCATCAACGTGAAATTGTTAAAAATATTAAATTAGATTATCATCACAAAATTGATCAAATTATTGTAGAATTAGAAAAAAACTCTGGTATGAGTAAACATGAAGCTAAAGAAGAATTGTTTAAAAAATTAGAAGAACGCTTGTCATTAGAATTTAATAAAATGATTAAAAATCATGAATACAATACTAAACTACAAGCAAAAGAACTTGCTAACAATATCATAAGTGAAGCGATTGAACGTTATGCTAGTAACTTTGTAGTTGATAAATCAGTTGCTTATGTTAAGTTGCCAAATGATGAAATGAAAGGACGGATTATAGGAAAAGAAGACCGTAACATTAAATCATTTGAATTAACTGCTGGTGTTGATATTATTATTGATGACACACCAGAAACTATTCAAATTTCATCTTTTAATCCTATTAGAAGAGAAATTGCCACTAGGGCGTTAGAAGATTTAGTTAAAGATGGACGTATTCATCCCATTAGAATTGAAGAAGTTTTAAAATTTCATGAACAAGAATTAAATGAAAACTTTAAAATTGATGGTAAAAAAATAATTGATGAACTAAAATTAACCAATTTTGAACCAGAATTAGTTAATTATATTGGTCGTTTAAAATATCGTACTAGTTATGGTCAAAATGTTTTATTACATTCCTATGAAGTTGCTAAATTAGCAGGTACTATGGCTGCTGAATTAGGACTAGATATTAATCTAGCTAAACGTGCTGGTTTACTACATGATATTGGAAAAGCAGTTGATTATGAATTAGAAGGTTCACACGTTTATAACGGTGTTATCCTAGCCAAAAAATATGGTGAAGAAGATATTATTATTAATGCTATTCATTCTCACCATGGTGATGTTCCAAAAAATAATATTTATTCTTGTTTAGTGTCAACAGCCGATACATTATCAGCAGCACGACCTGGTGCTCGTAATAATTCATTAGAAGAATTTATTACAAGAATTAAAGAAATTGAAGATTTATGTAAAACGATTAAAGGTGTTGATAAAGCCTATGCTGTGCAAGCAGGACGTCAAATAAGAGTTATTGTTGACCCAAATGTTATTAATGATATTGATGCTCACACATTAGCTCGCACGTTAAAAGAAAAATTACAACGTATTATTACTATTCCTGGTGATATTCATATTACTGTGATTCGTGAAGTTCGTGCTACAGAATTAATTAGTTAAAATTTGAAATATAAATCAAAAATATAAGTTGTTAAGTGCTTATATTTTTAATGTTTAAGATAAATTTAATGTTAAAATTAAATATGTCTTAAAAAAACAAGAGGTGAATAACAAATATGAGTTTTGCTGATATGATGTCGAAAAAAGTCCAAAAAACTTTAGAAAAAAATTTAAGTAAAAAAACATTAACATTGGAGAACATGGAAGATACAATTAAAGAGTTCAGATTAATTTTATTAGAAGCTGACGTTAACTTTCGTGTTGTTAAAACTTTAATTAATGAAATTACTGCTAAAGCCAAAGGTGAGTTTATTAAAGAAGGTTTAGACCAAAAAGAAATGCTAGTTAAAATCATGCATGAAGAATTAACAAAAATTATGGGTGCTAAAAATATTGAACTTAATCTATCTGGTAATCTGGCAGTGATTATGGTTGTGGGTTTACAAGGTTCAGGAAAAACAACAACGATTGCTAAATTGGCTAAGCTAATAACTGATAAATATAAAAAACGATGCTTATTAGTTGCAGGTGATATTTATCGCCCTGCTGCGGTTGAACAATTAAAAGTTTTAGGAAAGAATCTACACATTGAAGTATTTTCATTAGAAAATGAAACACCACAAACAATCGTTAAAAATGCCCAAGCATATGCTGATAAAAATAAATTTGATGTTGTCTTAATTGATACAGCAGGAAGATTACACATTGATGAAAAATTAATGAATGAGTTAGTGGATATTAAAAAAATTACTCAACCACAAGAAATCTTATTAGTTTGTGATGGAATGGCTGGTCAAGATATTATTAATGTTGCCATTGAATTTAATAATGCTATTCCTGTTACAGGAAGCATTATTACTAAATTAGATGGCACAGCCAAAGGTGGTTCTGCCCTTTCGATTGCTTATTTAACTAAAATTCCTGTTAAGTTTTTAGGTATGGGTGAGAAAGTTACTGATTTAGAAACTTTTTATCCTGAGCGAATGGCGGAACGAATTTTAGGTATGGGTGATATTGCCACATTAATGGAAAAAGCTCAAAGTACTGTTTCCTCTCGTGACGTTGAAGAAACTATGAATCGCATGATGTTAGGACAATTTGATTTAAATGATCTTGTTAATCAAATGAAACAAATTAAGAAAATGGGTAAATTAGGTTCATTAGTAAAAATGATTCCAGGTATGTCTGCTAAGATTAGTGAGAATAAGATTAGTGATGCTGAAGCTGATTTAAAAATTGCGGAATACATTATCGCGTCAACAACTGCACAAGAACGTGAAAAACCACAAATCTTACGTTATCCAACTCGTAAAACACGAGTTCTAAAGGGCTCTGGTCGTAGTGAAAAAGAATTAAATAAAGTTTTGAATCAATTTGAAAAAACCAAAAAAGTCATGGATCAAATTGCTGGTCAAATTAAACGTGGTGAAATGCCAAGCATTCCTGGTATGGAAGATCTTATGAAAAAATAATGTTAAAAAATGTTAAAAAAAATAATTTATATAATTTTATAACTTAGTTTCTAACTACATTTTTAATTTAAATATACATATAGACAATAGATATTTAAATTAAAGTCATAAAATATGACAATTGTAAAGACTAACAAATTATAAAAAAGATTTGTTATTTTAAATTAATTTGTTAAAATTTACTCAACTCAAGAAATTTGTTGGAAATTCTTTGATTTTCTTGAGTTTTATAAATATTGTCTTAAAATGGGTTGTATTGAGTTTAAATTAAAAAGAACTAGGAAGTACAAATTTTCTACGCTGACTGCTTAAAAAGTTTGGGCAAATCAGAAGACTTTTTCTTGAGTTTGGTAGTTAAATTAAATTCAGTTAGGAGACAATATTATGAAAGATACATTTGCATCAGTTCGCTTATCTCAAAAACCACAAAATTCATTTTCCTGCTATCGTTGTGGAAGAGTAATTTTAATAGCAGATTACTTAGAAGGCAGAAATATTCAAGTTAACTGTAATCGATGTGGTTTTAAAAAGCGTGTTGAAACTATGAAAATTGAAAAGAAAGAGAACAATATTAAATCAAACTCGAAACATAATGAGTTATTAACTGAGGAAAAAAAATGAAATTCTTAATACCTAAAACCATTAAATTTGTTAAATTACAAATTTGAAGAAATGTTGGTTTAGTTGATTTACTAATTATCTTAATGGTTATTGGATTTGCTTCAATTATAATTTTGCTGTTAAATATTAACATCATTTTAAAGTTATTATCAGTTTCTTTAGTAGCAATTGCAACAATTCCATTAACTTTTTCGTGACAACCACGAAAAAAAGGTTGAGAAATCATTATTTTATGATTTAAATTTCATAGTAAAAGTCGTTATTATAAATCTGATAAAACCTCACAAGCATTAGTACCTTTTAAAAAAATTATTAGCGAAAATGTGATGCAATTAAATGTTAAAAATACCAATTATACGCGGACGTTGTTATTAGAAGGTTTTAATATTACGTTATTATCAAATGAAGAAGCATCTAATAAGATTAAAGATTTAGCTGCTGCTTTTAAAATTGTTAATATTTCTATGTCACTAATAAAAATTGATATGCCGTTAGATATTAGTGCTCAAACTAATTTTTACCAAACACAATTAGAACAAGTGGATTTAGAAAACATTAGCGTTAAAGCCAAAAAAGCACGAAGAGAGCAATTGTTAACATCAATTGCTGTTAATAATGAAATTCAAAATGAAAGTGAAATGACTCAACCATTCTTTTACTTATTTTTTTACAGTTCCAATCAAGACAAACTTCGTGAAGAAGTGAATGCCTTTAAAAATTATATTAGTCGTAGTGGTGTCAAAACTACTGACGTTAATGTTTTGGAAATGATGGTCGTTTATAGAAAACTAATTAATACAAATGAAAATGCTATTTTAAATGACATGTTCACTACTAATTTAGATAAAACTATGAAAAGTAAAGATTTAACTAATGATTTAGCTATCAAAGAATTACTGGTTCATAAAAATAATTTAGAATTTGCTAACTGCTTTCAAACTATTTATAATATATATGATTATCCTTTTGAAGTATCAGCAGTTTGATTAGCTAATCTTGTTACTATTCCTAATTCCAGTTTAATTTTTACTTTTAATAGTATTAGCGAAGAAAGTGCTAAAAAACAATTAAATAAAGCTATGCAAAATTTAGCAACTTTAAATTATATGACCAAATCAGTCTCAGAACGAAGAGATTATGATTATCACTATGAATCACTTAACGAGTTATTAAATCAAATTTCTGGTGGTGGCGAAAAGATTTTTAATACCAATTTATATTTAATGATTTCTGGTTCTAATCGTAAAGATTTGAAAAAGAATATGAGTACAGCAGAATATGAAATTAAAAATAATGGTATGAAATTTGATAAACTATATTATCGGCAGTTAGAAGCATTTTTATCAATTATGCCCGATAGTGCTGACTGATTTAAAATTACTGGTCATGAAATGCCTTGTTTAACGATTGCTGCTAGCTTTCCATTTTTAAATCAAGAATTAAATGATAAACAAGGTTTATTTTTAGGATTTAATGAAAGCGGTAATAAAGTTTTTTTTGACCAACGAACAAAAGGTGGTAATAGAAAGAATCATAATCAATTAATTATCGGAACTAGTGGCTCTGGTAAATCTTATACTTCTAAAAAAGAAGTTAATTATCAAATTATGCTCGGTCATAAAGTGATTGTTATTGACCCAGAGCGTGAATATCGTGATTTATGTAACTATCATGATGGAAGCTGAATTGATGTCGGTGATGGTTCATCAGGAAACATTAACCCCTTTCAAATTACTTTAGCTTTAAGTGACGATGCTAATAATGATAACAATGGTCGTGATATTCTAGCACCCCATATGCAATTTTTAGAACAATTTTTAAATGTTGCTTCTGGTGGCCTAACTCGCAATGAATCAAGTTTACTTATGATTTATGTGCGTTTAATGTATGAAAATGCTGGCATTACAACCAGAACTAAAATTCATTTATTACAACCACATGAATTCCCCATTTTTCAAGACTTATACCATATTATTGAAACTGATATGTTAAAAGAAACTGATATGCGTAATAAAAATGACTTAAAAAATTTATTAATTATTTTATCAAGATTTGTTAGCGGAGGAACCGATTCCAATTTATGAAATGCCCATACTAATCTGAATGATACTAATAGTTTAGTACAAGTTTATGATTTATATACTTTAACACAATCTGGTAATAAACGATTAGTTAATGCCCAAATGTTTTTAATTTTAAAATACATTGAAAATGAAGTGCGAAAAAATAAAAATGATAATGAAATCAACAAAAAAGAACAATGAATTTCCATCACCATTGATGAAGCACATTTATTAATTGATAAAGAATTCCCTGCGGCATTATTATTCATGTACCAAATTGTAAAACGAATTAGAAAGTATACAGGGATGATTAATATTATTACTCAAAATATTAATGATTTTCTAGGTTCTGAGGAAATTAAAAAGTATACAACTGCCATTATTAACTCTAGCCAATATTTGAAAGTTTTAAACCTTCAACCCCATGACTTAGCAGCGCTAAATGAACTGTATGCTTCTTATGGCGGAATTTCTCCTAATGAAACGGACTTTATTGCTCGTGCCAAAGTCGGAGAATGTTTATTTGCTATTTCTAGTTTATATCGTATGTGTTTAACTATTAATGTTAGTATTGGAGAAACTAATGCCATTAAAGGAATTAGTTCTTCGTATGAAGATGAAACTAATAGTATTTTTGAAATTAATGAATAATATTCTTAAATGTTATTTACTTTATTTTAAAATTAACTATAATTAAAGTGTATCAATATTATTTAATATTATTTATAAAATATGAATTTTGACTATTAGTCCTAATTTACTTATTACAAGTAAAATAGGGCTTTTTATAGTTTTACTAAAAAAATTCATGCTTTATAAACAATTTTGATTAATGATACTTTTTATATTTTTTAAAACCAAGGGAGAAGCAAATTATGAATCTTAATTTTTTAGATGGTTTTGACACAGACAAAATTATCACTGCCATAAAACCTTATGTAACAGCAGTAACAGCACTTTTAATTGCTGCTTTAGTTGCTTTTAGTGTTTTCAAAATTGTTATTTTAGCAAAAGATTTAGCTGCTGCAGGTGATGATCCACAAAGAAGAAGTGAGATAAAAAAAGCCTTTATGTATACATTAATTGCCCCAATCATTGGTGTTGCTGCTTCAGGTACGATGATGATTTTTGTCAATGTCTTTAAAGCAGGTAGCGGAAACGTGCTTGCTAATTAGTCTTAAATAAAAATAATTTTATGAAACGAGGTGAGAACGTATGAATTGACTATGAGATGGGCTATTGCATATATTATTACTCCTTCCATGAATGATATTTGTTTCTGGACCATTAGAAATAATTCACTTGCTATTATCACCACATGGTATATTTGACTATTTAACAACTGATGCCTTAACTAATTTAATTTTTGGTAACTTTATAGATGATCCATTTAATACTAAGCATTTGCCGCAATTCTTTTTAGCACTTTCTATTGTTGCTGTCGGTTTAATTGTTATTATGTTTATTATGCAATTAATAATCATTCAATTTACTGAGACCCATACGATACGTGAGAAACTAGGTAAGGCCATTAAAAATACTTTTTTAGCAGTCTTAGTTATTGTGTTTATCCCCTTATTTTTTAGTTTAATTAATTATTTAATAACAGGATTGTTAGTGGTTTTGAAAATTACTGCTGAAGGTAGTTTTACTGATTTAGCAGATAGGTTATGAGGAATTGGTGCCCCTAATGCGCAAAGTGCCAGCCAAGTTGCTGAAGGTTATGGTATGCCACCAGGATCGATAGAAAATTGAAATTTTATTTTAGAACTTGTTGCGATTTGATTTACATTATATGTATTATTTGTTGCGGCCATGACTCTAGTAGAACGAATCATTGATTTAATTCTTTTGTTCTCAATTTCGCCAATTGTTGCTTCTATGATGCCTGTCGACCAAGGAAAAAGGTTAGGTGTTTGAAAAGAAATGGTGATTGGTAAATTTATTATCGGTCCTGGTACCATGTTGCCAATTTACATTTTTATGCAAGTATTACCGGCTGCAGTTGTTGATATTAGTAAAACATTTAACGGTTCTAGTGGTGATATCTGATTAGAAAAACAAATTCTATATGCCTTATTTTGTACAGCAGGTGCTATTAGTTGTTTAAAAACCCAAAAAATCATTAACCATTTAGTAACTCAAAACTTGGGAGTGCAAAGCGCTATTGATTCTAATGGTGCAGGGATTGCTGGCAGTATTGCTGGTAAAGCGCGTGGTTTTGCTAGCCTTGCTTCTGGTGGTGCTGGTGCCTTAAAACTTGGAAAACAAATGCTGGTGGGTGGTGCTAAGGATGGCAAAAATCCTGATGGAAGTACTAATTCTGCCAATGGATTACTGAAAAATGGATTAACTGGTTACATTGGTAAAGGTGGTAAATGAGGTGCTAACATTGCAGGAAGAATTGGAAAGTCCCATGCTGAGGGTACTAAAGCCAAAGACTTTGGAAGTAAACTTGTAAGTCCCATTACAACTCCAGTAAAAAATGTATTGGGTACTCTTAGTAGTGCACGCGATGCATTGAGTAGTTCTTATGGCGAAGGCAGATATGGCGGTCCTAATTATGATCAAATGGACTAAAATCATGTTTTAATAAATGTAACTAGGAGTTTATTATGAAAGCAAAAAACGAATTTAAAAAGAAAAAAAGTTATCGGTTTCGTCGTAATGTCATAATTGGGATCTGCATGCTTATTGTTTGTACAATTGCTGGAGCAATTGCCACTTACGGTTAATATTCAATTTTATTAAAATAGGAGCAAAACATGAAATTTCTACGCACAAAAAAATGAGTCTTACCAACTATCTTATTGATAGTAATACCGTTCTTAGTTGTTATTAATACTTTAGGTATTTATGCTATTATTTTCGTTAGTAGTATGTTTACTGATGCTAAACAAGAACAATCATTTACTTTCGAACATTTAATTCAAGGTGTTAAAAATCATTGATTGATATTTTTAGTTTTATGAGTAATCGAAATTAGTGTTTTATTGTTTTACTTAATGATGCATAAATATAAGATTCACCGCGAAACACATAATAAAAGTCGCTTTCTTCGTGATTCTAAAAATAAAGTTTATGGTTCTGCAGCATGACTAACAACTAATGAAATTGCTAATATTTTCCCCTTATCAAAAACAGTCAAGGATGATTATGGAATTGTTGTGCAAACATCAAAAGCTAAAATTGGTGGTGTCCAATTTAATATTAAGCCTGATGCCCATAACATTGTGATTGGAGGGACTGGTTCTGGTAAAACCCAAAAATTAGTTATTCCTACTTTATATTTAAATGCGCAATCAAAAGTTAAACCATCAATGGTTATTACCGACCCCAAAGGAGAACTATTTCAAAATCATTCTAAGATTTTAAAAGATAATGGTTATGATGTTTACGTTATTAATTTACGTGATACGTCAGTTTCTAATTCTTGAAATCCCTTTGTTAAAGTTTATGATTTCTATGTGGAATCAATGCGCTTAAAAAAAGAAAATAATCCGTTAAACGAATCTATTACTTATGAATCAATGGCGTTATCATGAATTAATGATATTGTTGAAGCATTGTTTCCTGAATCAGACCCAAAACAAAAGTTTTGAAATCAATCAGCGATGCAAGTTGTGAAAGCTATTATGTTATTTATGCTTGAACAATTAGAAGATCAGCCTGACGTGCCATTAAAATACTTTAGCATGTCTAATGCAGCGATTGTAGCTACTAATCGTCAACGTTTCGTTGAAATTCTAAAGAAGATGCCAACTCAAAGTTTGGCGCGTCAAATTGGATTAGGAGTGTTAGAAGGAGCTGAAGAAACTGCAGGTTCAATTAGTCAAATGGTAGCCAATGGATTACGTTTATTTACTGATCCTGTTACTA
This window harbors:
- a CDS encoding Mbov_0397 family ICE element conjugal transfer ATPase translates to MKFLIPKTIKFVKLQIWRNVGLVDLLIILMVIGFASIIILLLNINIILKLLSVSLVAIATIPLTFSWQPRKKGWEIIILWFKFHSKSRYYKSDKTSQALVPFKKIISENVMQLNVKNTNYTRTLLLEGFNITLLSNEEASNKIKDLAAAFKIVNISMSLIKIDMPLDISAQTNFYQTQLEQVDLENISVKAKKARREQLLTSIAVNNEIQNESEMTQPFFYLFFYSSNQDKLREEVNAFKNYISRSGVKTTDVNVLEMMVVYRKLINTNENAILNDMFTTNLDKTMKSKDLTNDLAIKELLVHKNNLEFANCFQTIYNIYDYPFEVSAVWLANLVTIPNSSLIFTFNSISEESAKKQLNKAMQNLATLNYMTKSVSERRDYDYHYESLNELLNQISGGGEKIFNTNLYLMISGSNRKDLKKNMSTAEYEIKNNGMKFDKLYYRQLEAFLSIMPDSADWFKITGHEMPCLTIAASFPFLNQELNDKQGLFLGFNESGNKVFFDQRTKGGNRKNHNQLIIGTSGSGKSYTSKKEVNYQIMLGHKVIVIDPEREYRDLCNYHDGSWIDVGDGSSGNINPFQITLALSDDANNDNNGRDILAPHMQFLEQFLNVASGGLTRNESSLLMIYVRLMYENAGITTRTKIHLLQPHEFPIFQDLYHIIETDMLKETDMRNKNDLKNLLIILSRFVSGGTDSNLWNAHTNLNDTNSLVQVYDLYTLTQSGNKRLVNAQMFLILKYIENEVRKNKNDNEINKKEQWISITIDEAHLLIDKEFPAALLFMYQIVKRIRKYTGMINIITQNINDFLGSEEIKKYTTAIINSSQYLKVLNLQPHDLAALNELYASYGGISPNETDFIARAKVGECLFAISSLYRMCLTINVSIGETNAIKGISSSYEDETNSIFEINE
- a CDS encoding Mbov_0396 family ICE element transmembrane protein; its protein translation is MNWLWDGLLHILLLLPWMIFVSGPLEIIHLLLSPHGIFDYLTTDALTNLIFGNFIDDPFNTKHLPQFFLALSIVAVGLIVIMFIMQLIIIQFTETHTIREKLGKAIKNTFLAVLVIVFIPLFFSLINYLITGLLVVLKITAEGSFTDLADRLWGIGAPNAQSASQVAEGYGMPPGSIENWNFILELVAIWFTLYVLFVAAMTLVERIIDLILLFSISPIVASMMPVDQGKRLGVWKEMVIGKFIIGPGTMLPIYIFMQVLPAAVVDISKTFNGSSGDIWLEKQILYALFCTAGAISCLKTQKIINHLVTQNLGVQSAIDSNGAGIAGSIAGKARGFASLASGGAGALKLGKQMLVGGAKDGKNPDGSTNSANGLLKNGLTGYIGKGGKWGANIAGRIGKSHAEGTKAKDFGSKLVSPITTPVKNVLGTLSSARDALSSSYGEGRYGGPNYDQMD
- a CDS encoding VirD4-like conjugal transfer protein, CD1115 family, whose product is MKFLRTKKWVLPTILLIVIPFLVVINTLGIYAIIFVSSMFTDAKQEQSFTFEHLIQGVKNHWLIFLVLWVIEISVLLFYLMMHKYKIHRETHNKSRFLRDSKNKVYGSAAWLTTNEIANIFPLSKTVKDDYGIVVQTSKAKIGGVQFNIKPDAHNIVIGGTGSGKTQKLVIPTLYLNAQSKVKPSMVITDPKGELFQNHSKILKDNGYDVYVINLRDTSVSNSWNPFVKVYDFYVESMRLKKENNPLNESITYESMALSWINDIVEALFPESDPKQKFWNQSAMQVVKAIMLFMLEQLEDQPDVPLKYFSMSNAAIVATNRQRFVEILKKMPTQSLARQIGLGVLEGAEETAGSISQMVANGLRLFTDPVTRNISCSNDINLDDVVKKPSAVFLVVPDESNERNAFVSMFIAQLYKNTIRYASTLPDLKLPRPLYFIFDEFGNIPTIANMAQMITVARSRNIFFMMIMQDLQQLTQKYGKETAETIFNNCILHTFLQTMDLQTANKYSDMFGEKTIINYSHSGNKDKKADNINSSLQGKKLITGSELMKLDFNTAVIFLAKHNPAKTRLIPFYEWGVKPTGMSSVTNASRLIDFNKDYYLSYIGLFYYIEKRKNPEAAAREQKESEPQAKR